In one Andrena cerasifolii isolate SP2316 chromosome 2, iyAndCera1_principal, whole genome shotgun sequence genomic region, the following are encoded:
- the Ich gene encoding zinc finger protein ichor, translating into MKYETQSGPPAAPPHLTSSGVEPPHSSQGTGIVVGGSPAEVVGVDSLLLSPWGATGPDFLEPPDVKQTAAGLHDAWDTLLLGSSVGVASAQSLAELKPLPPFTGYTGHLSINGIPGHHYHTIASSAQRPSLPSSSPTSSSNQEYYESPVVSSSTPCPQGSQKQQQQQQQQQQQHQHHQHQQQQQQQPQHHHHHQQQQLPQSTQQVDYDIEDIAEIIGSAIADTTVPGGGNGAGSEHDPDASRDWIDIAEWIDTACSPKAQETTSPSPYSQIYATATPSSQAQQHGSTLQSLLTHGYAPLLNARLQSANAGLQNASCGETPSSTSPYPPVSPPGRVSTSCSPDHLLHSSFAAPSHPRKRSRPTPGSQNPSKKSPGTGATALPYGTESGLIGGKEKPVHRCSICNRGFLNKSNIKVHLRTHTGEKPFRCEVCGKAFRQKAHLIKHQQIHKRIGRD; encoded by the coding sequence ATGAAGTACGAGACCCAGTCAGGCCCACCGGCCGCTCCACCGCATCTGACGTCCTCTGGGGTCGAGCCACCTCACAGTAGCCAGGGGACGGGCATCGTCGTCGGAGGTTCGCCCGCTGAAGTGGTCGGCGTCGACAGTTTGCTGCTGTCGCCCTGGGGAGCAACTGGGCCAGATTTTCTCGAGCCACCCGATGTCAAGCAAACGGCAGCTGGTCTGCACGATGCGTGGGACACTCTCCTCCTCGGCTCGTCGGTCGGCGTAGCCTCGGCGCAGTCGTTGGCGGAGCTGAAACCTCTTCCACCCTTCACGGGATACACGGGCCACCTGAGCATCAACGGAATACCCGGCCATCACTATCACACGATAGCGTCGTCCGCGCAGAGACCCTCGTTACCGTCCTCATCGCCGACATCATCTTCCAATCAGGAGTACTACGAGTCGCCAGTCGTGTCCTCCAGCACGCCCTGTCCCCAGGGTAGCcagaagcagcagcagcagcagcaacaacagcagcagcagcaccaaCACCATCAgcaccagcagcagcaacaacaacagccacagcatcatcatcaccaccaaCAGCAACAGTTGCCGCAGTCTACGCAGCAAGTGGACTACGACATCGAAGACATAGCGGAGATCATTGGGTCCGCGATAGCAGACACGACGGTGCCCGGCGGTGGTAACGGGGCAGGCTCGGAGCACGATCCTGACGCGTCGCGCGATTGGATCGACATCGCCGAATGGATCGACACCGCGTGTTCGCCGAAAGCGCAAGAGACCACGTCACCCAGCCCGTACTCGCAGATATACGCCACCGCGACACCCTCGTCACAGGCACAGCAGCACGGCTCGACACTGCAGAGCTTGCTGACGCACGGCTACGCGCCGTTGCTGAACGCCAGGCTACAGTCAGCCAACGCTGGCCTTCAAAATGCATCCTGCGGGGAGACACCGTCGTCGACCAGCCCTTATCCACCTGTCAGCCCACCTGGCAGAGTCTCGACCTCGTGCAGCCCCGATCACCTGTTGCACTCGTCATTCGCCGCGCCGTCGCACCCCAGAAAGAGGTCACGACCAACTCCCGGCTCTCAGAATCCCTCCAAGAAGAGCCCAGGCACTGGAGCGACGGCTCTACCTTACGGGACGGAGTCCGGGCTAATCGGTGGCAAGGAGAAGCCCGTGCACAGGTGCTCCATCTGCAACCGTGGATTCCTTAACAAGAGCAACATAAAGGTGCACCTAAGGACCCACACGGGCGAGAAACCGTTCAGGTGCGAGGTCTGCGGGAAAGCATTCAGGCAGAAGGCACATCTGATCAAGCATCAACAAATTCACAAGAGGATCGGTAGGGATTAG